The genomic window TCCAGCACCGGCGGCAACGGTCCGCGATGCAGGATGCCGAGCCGCTGTGTGGCCCGGGTGAGCGCCACGTACAGGTCCGCGGCGCCGCGCGGGCCGTCGGCGAGGATCCGGTCCGGATCGACGACGAGGACCGCGTCGAACTCGAGCCCCTTCGTCTCCGACGCCGGCACCGCGCCCGGCACGTCCGGCGGCCCGATCACGATGCACGTACCCTCGCGGCCCGCCTCGTCGGCCACGAACTCCTCGACAGCAGCACGCAGTTCGCTCTCGGAGACCCGGCGGGACCACGGTGCGACGCCACATGCCCGCACCGACTCCGGCGCCGGAAGCTCCGGCGCGAACTCGGCGAGCACCGCCGCCGCGACAGCCATGATCTCCGCCGGTGTCCGATAGTTCACCGTCAGCGACCGGTACACCCACCGCCCCGGCACGTATCGGTCGAACACGTCCGCCCACGCGGAGGCTCCCGCCGCCGAACGGCGCTGCGCCAGATCCCCCACCACCGTGAACGACCGGCTCGGGCAGCGCCGCATCAGCACCCGCCAGTCCATCTCCGACAATTCCTGCGCCTCGTCCACCACGACGTGCCCGTACGTCCAGTCCCGGTCCACCGCGGCACGTTCGGCCAGCTCCCGGGTGTCGCGGTCGGCGAACCGCTCCGCCAGTCCCTCCGCGTCGAGCACATCGGTGGCGAACAGTCGCAGATCGTCGTCTTCCATGTGATCGGCCCGCGCGACGAGACCGTCGAGCACTGCCGCCGCATGCGCCGTGCGCCGTGCGTGTTCCCGTGCCGCCTCGACGTCGACCGAGGTGTCCCCACCGAGCAGTTCCGCGAGCTCGTCGAGCAACGGCACGTCCGACACCGTCCAGGCCGCACCGTCCGATCGACGCAACCGCGGGTCCGCGCCCGCCGCCCGCAGCCGCGACGGCGATGTATACAGTTGCGCGAGCACCGTTTCCGGCGTCAAGGTCGGCCACAACTCGTCGAGCAGCGCGGTGAAGGCGGCGTCGTCGGCGAGTTCGCCCCGCAGGTCATCGCGCAGCCGTTCCCACGCCGCCCGGTCCGTCCGGCTCAGCCAGCCCTTCCCGATCCGTCCGATCGCCCGCTCCGTGAGCGCCCACGTCACGACGTCCACGAACACGGCACGCGCCCGATTGTGCGGCAGCCCGCTCGCCCGCGCCTCGTCCCGCGCCCATCCCGCGATCTCGGCATCGAACCGCACCTCGACGTTCGACAGCGTCACCGGAACCGGACCGTCCGGTAACCGCTGCCGGTCCGCGACGGCCACCGCCAGCGCGTCGGCCATCGACAACGCCCCCTTGAGCCGGGCCACCTCCGCGGCGTCCGTCGCCGTCGCCGACAGCCCGGGCAGCAGCGTGCCCGGGGTCGCGAACACGACATCGGATTCCCCGAGCGACGGCAGCACCCGGCCGATGTGGTGCAGGAACGACCGGTTCGGCCCCACCACCAGGACACCACTGCGCTGCAAGCGTTCCCGCTGCGTGTACAGCAGATAGGCCACCCGGTGCAGCGCCACCACCGTCTTGCCGGTACCCGGA from Prescottella sp. R16 includes these protein-coding regions:
- the helR gene encoding RNA polymerase recycling motor ATPase HelR, giving the protein MTRHDGELDTERDRVEDLYRRLDAERARVAGRYRAALRSDGGTLVDRDVEVHTLAREARRLDVAEAGLCFGRLDTESGERRYIGRIGIFDDANEYEPLLLDWRAPAARPFYTATAAHPEGMRRRRQFHSRGRTLVSYSDETLGRPDIESGGDAALLAAVSAPRGEGMRDIVATVQAEQDEIIRLEHPGVTVVEGGPGTGKTVVALHRVAYLLYTQRERLQRSGVLVVGPNRSFLHHIGRVLPSLGESDVVFATPGTLLPGLSATATDAAEVARLKGALSMADALAVAVADRQRLPDGPVPVTLSNVEVRFDAEIAGWARDEARASGLPHNRARAVFVDVVTWALTERAIGRIGKGWLSRTDRAAWERLRDDLRGELADDAAFTALLDELWPTLTPETVLAQLYTSPSRLRAAGADPRLRRSDGAAWTVSDVPLLDELAELLGGDTSVDVEAAREHARRTAHAAAVLDGLVARADHMEDDDLRLFATDVLDAEGLAERFADRDTRELAERAAVDRDWTYGHVVVDEAQELSEMDWRVLMRRCPSRSFTVVGDLAQRRSAAGASAWADVFDRYVPGRWVYRSLTVNYRTPAEIMAVAAAVLAEFAPELPAPESVRACGVAPWSRRVSESELRAAVEEFVADEAGREGTCIVIGPPDVPGAVPASETKGLEFDAVLVVDPDRILADGPRGAADLYVALTRATQRLGILHRGPLPPVLDGAAARAVPGSTGMRAG